From Lolium perenne isolate Kyuss_39 chromosome 5, Kyuss_2.0, whole genome shotgun sequence, a single genomic window includes:
- the LOC127304793 gene encoding uncharacterized protein, translating into MPAMEAKLTGQETIAEIMMKRDSDDDADDELPSAGGGSDSSQDAMVFTDEDDDELFELDISLLRGFDDDDVQDRHRASDGAGDCAHALLANCLLPVSSVSMAVPVTANDAVSACYAFSTYNSPRRFSVGISGGGRRKLGRAAADGGISSWARFRLSSRGFATVGNFQR; encoded by the coding sequence ATGCCAGCCATGGAAGCCAAACTCACCGGCCAAGAAACCATCGCAGAGATCATGATGAAGagggacagcgacgacgacgccgacgacgaaCTGCCCAGCGCCGGTGGAGGCAGCGACAGTAGTCAGGATGCGATGGTCTTCActgacgaggacgacgacgagctgTTCGAGCTCGACATCTCGCTCCTCCGCGgcttcgacgacgacgacgtccaGGACCGACACCGCGCTAGTGACGGCGCTGGTGATTGCGCACATGCCCTGCTGGCCAACTGCTTGCTGCCGGTGAGCTCGGTCAGCATGGCGGTGCCGGTGACGGCGAACGACGCCGTCTCAGCCTGCTACGCGTTCTCCACGTACAACAGCCCGAGGAGGTTCAGCGTCGGCATCAGTGGCGGTGGCAGGAGGAAGCTTGGGCGTGCAGCAGCTGACGGCGGCATTTCCAGCTGGGCGAGGTTTCGCCTCTCCAGCAGGGGATTCGCAACCGTGGGGAATTTCCAGAGATAG